Within the Eucalyptus grandis isolate ANBG69807.140 chromosome 1, ASM1654582v1, whole genome shotgun sequence genome, the region acgctcaatgggaaatgagttaatatcgtaatatgtatttcatactacgtatgcatgagcgaccaataagagtggcaaaaagtttgatctcaacttttatgacgtgtaagacttttgaggaaaagagtttctcaattttagtgctctcatgacttttacttattctcaatatttctatttagtgtttgctatcttaggatgttgccaatggtcatgagttaattcgatctaatggggcatttctagaaaagcaagctgaactgaaattgagagtttgaagggaagaggaagatcgaatttggagaatcacattgtagttttttgtattcaccggttaaccaattatcaCTGtatttgtgataatcataattgtgaatacaatatatatatatatatatatatatatatatatataagagatCATTGTTTAATCGATCTAAGGtgctgcatactaaatctactcggaatGTGATGCCAATTATGagttgctatatattcctaacagatgtatggcaacgagctctcaaagtatgctggtcgcacggattattcaccggtatgaatgttgaagagaggtaaagagaattctgttcagcccaccatgtgcgagtgggagatgatggtttttaaTTTTGGGCTTAAGCCCCgtcgcccatgttgggcctaaaagcccggcccataggaatagggcccatggatgaagagGGTTCCTTTGTTGGAGGggataaaaggagaaagagagagggaggaataCACCCTTTGGCATAATAACGCACGTacattcctctccctctctccctccaaaaagaagaaaacgcttaaggcgacgctatcttcccttcaaggccaatcgacgtcatcggatcgaacgggatcagaatttcttccttgattttcagcattggtgtttaatctgtggctaacaaggtacactcgaatccgtggtgtgctttaggatcggtgatacatgtttttcccgggcttcgtcttccgcattgctttaggggttcgacttagtgttgaatccggtttttggggatccgttattcccaacaaaatgcatatataaatgGGAATTGAGAGGTTTCACTAAAACAAACTGATTGAGGCATTGCCCTTCTGTATCGCGTCTCGTTCGAGTTGGGTAATTATATTCGCTCGCACCGAAGTCCTTTTCAGAAGAAGGGAAAAGCAAGATGCAAACCCAAAGCAAAACTCTAGTCTTCTCTGCTCTCCTCCTAAGTCTTCTTGCCACGTCCTTGCATGCGGCATCGACCCCATTTGGAGAAGTTGGTAagcactcctctctctctctctctctctctctctctctctatgtcaTGGTGGTTTTGGCTTTTGATTTTGACGATGCCGTTCTGTGCGCGTGTGGTTTCGTGGTGCGTTAGAGGATGAGACTGGCTTCAGTTACATAGTCGGGAGCGAGAGGGGACCAGAGAACTGGGGATATCTGGAGGAAGAATGGAGAGCATGCAGTGAAGGACGGATGCAATCTCCAATTGACTTGGCAAGAGAGAATGTGGAAGTGATTCCACACTTGGGGGACCTAAGGAGGAATTACAAGCCAAGCTATGCCTACGTCATGAATAGAGGCCATGATCTTCGGGTAAAACCGACCAGAATTATGATGATCCCCgccttttttcttcaaaaaacaTGCTAACATGGGAAATGCTAACAATTCCAAGCCCTGGTTTCCTTAGAAAAGTGTTAAATCCTCAATTTTAACAAGAGCAAATGAGTAGGTATTTGACTTAATATTTATCTTGAACTTCTAATATTTCATTTCGGAAAAAGTATGAATAACGTCATTTTTAAATCACcttatttaattttcaagatattcaagatttaaattaattaattttctgatttaaaGTGGAGTTTAGACCTTGCCATGCATAAGTAGCTCCCAATCGATATGGCTACGGAATAGGAAAACGGATCTTGGAACAACTTCAACTTTCATATGAcggtttgtttgtttgtttgtttttttttttcctaaacctTCTCCGACATGAATAATACAATATGCTCAGAAGCTTTAACGAAAATCTCATTATGGACCCACATGACTATGGTAAAAGCTAGTAAATATTCGCCCTTTGACTTCATTTAATCCGTAATAAGTGTCCAACCGGGAAGATGAACGGTCTctccttgaccagaaaatatcAATAGAGAAAAATTATTGAGCAACTTTCTTTGTATCGATTGCAGCTTCGGTGGGACGATGGAAGGGCAGGGTCGATCGAGGTTGATGGTAGAGAATACTTCTTGCAACAATGTCATTGGCACCACCCTTCCGAGCATGCCATCGATGGCAAAAGGTCTCTCTTTCTCAATTCGTATGAACACGAGCTTGCTACTTTCAGTACTTCTCAAAAGTACTGCTGCAACATTACGAAGTGTTTGGCAAACTCCTTACTTACGGCTACGTCGCATTCATAGCTATAGGGATTTTAAGAATAGCGTTTCACCCTACTTTGAGgcattataattttaaaaagtattgCCAAATTGACAAGCCACTTCACTTTATAAAATAGTAACACTGCAACAAGGTTACCGCACCTAAGAGCTAAGGAATGTAATTTCCTAAAAGCTGCTTTAAGCTGTTACAGCTGTGAAGGTCTTACAATCTTAGAAAAGCTGATTGTTGAGGGAAAATGACAATTACATTCGTAAGCATAACCttagggggaaaaagaaagggttaaGCACAAAGTTTTATCCTTTTTGCTATTTGGTTTTCTAACTTTTATTTTGGGTAGTTAAGTCCTCTAACTTTCTGGGTTTATGCAATTCCGTCCTCtaactccttttttttctttttttaattaaatcctcaaaatttttggatttgtGCAATCAAATAATTTGACTTTCTTGAtgtgtgcaattgagtgctttgTTGACCCATCATAACAAATAATGTCAAATTATGATTCGTTTTCCTTGTTTTGCCGGTTTGTTTTCTATTCACTTGATGCCGCGTTAGCATCTTGTGTCATTTTGTGTCACATAAGTCACAtgtcattaattaatttcataatttagttaaaatagtTGATcgaaggatttgattgcacaaattaCAAAAGTTAGAGGTCTTGATTGCATATAAGAAAACTTGGAGGATTAGCCCCCTCAAGTTGTAGTTTCCTTATTTGGctggtttttgtttatttattttttatttttggtttttaccCTCATCCGGCATCTACACTTGGCACCACAAGCACCTTGTGTCCTCAAGacaatgtaaaaaaaattgtcgTGTTAGTATTTTCAACATCTCATATTAACAGAGTTAATGGAAGTATttgattgtactaatttgaTAAGCTCTGGAGGTTGATTgtaatatttgtaatttttatgatttgatttcaCTTTTGTGATTAATTTTAGAATTCCTGGCGCACTTGTCCCATTTTGTGGCTCAATATGTTgatgaaattggaaaatgtttttgtgtaGGTATCAATTGGAGCTTCACATGGTTCACTCAACTTTAGATGCAGAGGTTGCGGGCAACACTGTTGTTGTTGGACTACTGTACGAGATAGGCGAACCAAATGCTTTTATTAGCGAGGTATGCAAAAATTTCTTATACAGAACAACTAGAATCAATGCGCGCGCCGCTAtgaaatttgtattaaaatttGGCTATTTTTTCAAGTGTTTGGGTGTCGAGTAGTTTTTTAATCTAAAAGCAGTGGGTactttttatgttttgtatgCATTTACAGTTTGAGCCATTGaaaaggttttttcttttttctttttttatgagaaGAATAAACTGAAGTGGACGACAAAGATGagttattttctttgaaaaggtTGTAGACGATGGAAGGGTTAATATATTCTTACTTCAATCTTTCGGGAATCTCCATTAAAGATAATCTTATTGGTAATACAATAATCTTACAATTATATTTCTGTGATGGtgcatttgacaatttttacGTGCAATAATGTGATCAACTAACATTATTTTgttgtatatttatatattattagtATATCATATGTATGCATAATAAAATTCACAATATAGCAAGTAAATAGTGACACTCTTGCGGCTCTATTACATTACAATCGCAATAGCTACTACATCAAATTTAGTTTTTATCACAACGAAACATGTAAGAGGAATGACCCCAAAGGCGAACAAAACACAGGGTGGGACTGTTGTTGTCACTTGTATACAGGTAGAATCACAGCATACATACTGTAGTTTCCAAATTCTAAACCTCAGAACAGAAGCGAAAAGCACTTCTTGGCGTCAGACATCTTGTTGTTGGACCAATTTATGTCGATCCATGTGTATTCGATCGAATGCGGCAATAAGCATAATTTGACGATGTGCAGGTGTTGAGGCGTATAATGTGCGAAACACATGGAGAAGAGATGGAAGCTGGGGAAGAGATAGAAGTGGGGGTGATCGACCCAAGAGAGATCATCAGGGGTGAACACAGTTACTACAGATACATGGGCTCTCTCACGACCCCTC harbors:
- the LOC104456218 gene encoding alpha carbonic anhydrase 7 isoform X2, translated to MQTQSKTLVFSALLLSLLATSLHAASTPFGEVEDETGFSYIVGSERGPENWGYLEEEWRACSEGRMQSPIDLARENVEVIPHLGDLRRNYKPSYAYVMNRGHDLRLRWDDGRAGSIEVDGREYFLQQCHWHHPSEHAIDGKRYQLELHMVHSTLDAEVAGNTVVVGLLYEIGEPNAFISEVLRRIMCETHGEEMEAGEEIEVGVIDPREIIRGEHSYYRYMGSLTTPPCTEGVKWIVNKQPSSVTEEQIRSLRRLVDDGAWNNSRPIQPLNGRHIQLYKPDSERSIESMTSLRIDAAAS
- the LOC104456218 gene encoding alpha carbonic anhydrase 7 isoform X1, whose translation is MQTQSKTLVFSALLLSLLATSLHAASTPFGEVEDETGFSYIVGSERGPENWGYLEEEWRACSEGRMQSPIDLARENVEVIPHLGDLRRNYKPSYAYVMNRGHDLRLRWDDGRAGSIEVDGREYFLQQCHWHHPSEHAIDGKRYQLELHMVHSTLDAEVAGNTVVVGLLYEIGEPNAFISEVLRRIMCETHGEEMEAGEEIEVGVIDPREIIRGEHSYYRYMGSLTTPPCTEGVKWIVNKQPSSATEEQIWSLRHLVDDGAWNNARPIQPLNGREIQLYKPDSERSIESMTSLRIDAAAS